One genomic segment of Panicum virgatum strain AP13 chromosome 2N, P.virgatum_v5, whole genome shotgun sequence includes these proteins:
- the LOC120659138 gene encoding BTB/POZ and MATH domain-containing protein 2-like — protein sequence MAAAAAAGGDVHVMFSLMMRDVRGGARCLTSGKVAAAFGRKGDACGYECFVSREHFVEFFKSGDHFAIRCECDLTVFPAGSRPELGASRRGVVVTLSSHSSPSGEKAPPPTPAPVNPSVGRPAPPRSSDGPRGQPPPEPPVLRARAPPLSGLHARIDLGRLLATKEGADVEFEVGGKIFAAHKSVLAARSAVFKEEFFGPTKEKDTSYVRISDMHPESFEALLNFMYTDSLPEMTMNSLKDGAVLAEDLLIAAGQYNLKDLKSLTENKLCSHVGVSTVLLMLAIAEQYQCCKLKKMCLGFISSRANAWAIMSTNDIENLARSSPSAVKDVIVEILDTRMARSKRLIKAF from the coding sequence atggccgccgctgccgccgctggggGGGACGTCCACGTGATGTTCAGTTTGATGATGCGCGACGTGAGAGGCGGGGCGCGGTGTCTCACGTCCGGcaaggtcgccgccgccttcggcCGGAAGGGGGACGCGTGCGGCTACGAGTGCTTCGTCTCGCGCGAGCACTTCGTGGAGTTTTTCAAGAGCGGCGATCACTTCGCGATCCGATGCGAATGCGACCTCACCGTTTTTCCGGCGGGCAGTCGGCCAGAGCTCGGAGCCAGCCGCCGAGGTGTCGTCGTCACGCTCTCTAGCCACTCGAGTCCATCCGGCGAGaaggcgccgccgccaacgcctGCCCCGGTGAATCCATCCGTCGGGAGGCCAGCACCACCGCGGTCATCTGATGGGCCGAGGGGACAGCCGCCGCCGGAACCGCCCGTCCTGAgggccagggcgccgccgctgtcCGGGCTGCACGCGCGGATAGATCTAGGCCGCCTCCTGGCGACGAAGGAAGGGGCAGATGTGGAGTTCGAGGTTGGCGGCAAGATTTTCGCCGCGCACAAGTCCGTGCTCGCCGCCCGGTCGGCAGTTTTCAAGGAGGAGTTCTTCGGCCCGACCAAGGAGAAGGACACCAGCTACGTGCGCATCAGCGACATGCACCCGGAGTCGTTCGAGGCCCTCCTGAATTTCATGTACACCGACTCGTTGCCGGAGATGACCATGAATTCACTGAAAGATGGGGCCGTGCTCGCCGAGGATCTCCTCATCGCCGCCGGCCAGTACAACCTGAAGGATCTCAAGTCACTGACGGAGAACAAGCTGTGCAGCCATGTCGGCGTGAGCACGGTCCTGCTGATGCTGGCAATAGCGGAGCAATACCAGTGCTGCAAGCTTAAGAAGATGTGCCTAGGGTTCATCAGTTCTAGAGCGAACGCGTGGGCGATCATGTCGACGAACGACATTGAGAATCTGGCAAGAAGCAGCCCCTCTGCCGTGAAGGATGTGATCGTTGAGATTTTGGACACAAGGATGGCGAGGAGCAAGCGTCTCATCAAAGCTTTCTGA
- the LOC120663065 gene encoding disease resistance protein Pik-2-like, whose protein sequence is MREVSYDVEDLLDTFLVRVQGSEPADQSKLKSALKKMGGLFGKAKARREFSSAIEDIKKQLQEVADRRDRCKIDEIVAKPADTSAIDPHLEAMYKEVTQLIGIDKSRGELLSMLSSPQGNEVSHEKMKIVSVVGVGGLGKTTLAKAVYDELKSQFDCGAFVPVGRNPDVKKVLRDILIDLDKKEFREPKYDILDVRQLINELKDFLQSKRYFIVIDDVWETRYWKKIELALVENDRGSIVIKTTRKSEVATGVIYQLRPLSDDDSKMLLFTRLFDGGGERPANLPAEACEKIMRKCDGVPLAIITMASMLVGKKTEDWLAVCDSPGFYRGNDGQQAHDTEWILSLSYYDLPMHLKTCLLYLSVYPEDYFIPKDLLIWKWIAEGFVETKTGTSLFQLGEEYFNQLVNRSMIQAVRAEGGTGEIYACQVHDMVLDLIRGLSYEENFVTISNDDKVTSPSGNKVRRLAHQNRVMKQLTQQEDDTGMARMRSLVACRCDIGSWVLHPSFKLMRVLALEDCYCGKGWQGLKHLGDLLHLRYLGLQGTNGIYELPEEIGKLKFLQTLDLLGSDIRVLPFGVCQLTQLVCLCAPDTSAPDGLLKKVTSLEELRISIDNLNDESKRQFVKALGNLSELRVLRVYGLLKGTVQSDLAQSLGNLHKLQHLLLLGYEAPLAEWDRVVLSQHLQSLIVESVVLRRLPSCINPARLPSLCYLDLFVEDIDEAGLRAVGGLPQLRRLGLSTLRPSMASSTATVVIAGDGFFQKLRSCSFRGCMVQFVVNEDSACVSFSLWNGKQQGALAAFGSSTEDESSSRSVPPTVMPNLQELAFRVPVRALYKDGNDSCHSLGLHCLPSLRRVTVYVDCEGVSPDDVEKAEAELRNAAQLHPNSLKLDLHRRNQGKMMRHSTDQIGDHSTDQIGDQSKGGDDLCEEEEEGEVSSAGDEVIAKELGADPTSA, encoded by the exons ATGAGGGAGGTGTCCTACGACGTAGAAGATCTGCTCGACACCTTCCTTGTGCGTGTCCAGGGTTCTGAGCCCGCTGACCAGAGCAAGCTCAAAAGTGCCCTGAAGAAGATGGGTGGCCTGTTCGGCAAAGCCAAGGCTCGCCGTGAGTTTTCTAGTGCCATCGAAGACATCAAGAAGCAACTCCAGGAGGTGGCTGACCGGCGCGACAGGTGCAAAATCGACGAGATTGTGGCCAAACCTGCTGACACTTCGGCAATTGATCCTCATCTTGAGGCTATGTACAAAGAGGTGACTCAGCTCATTGGTATTGATAAGTCAAGAGGTGAGCTCCTATCAATGCTTTCGTCGCCCCAGGGGAATGAGGTGTCCCATGAGAAGATGAAGATAGTTTCTGTTGTCGGAGTTGGAGGATTGGGCAAGACTACTCTTGCCAAAGCAGTGTATGATGAGCTTAAATCGCAATTTGATTGTGGggcttttgttccggttggtcGAAATCCTGACGTGAAGAAAGTCCTAAGAGACATTCTTATAGATCTTGACAAGAAAGAATTCAGGGAGCCGAAATATGATATATTGGACGTAAGGCAGCTCATCAACGAACTCAAAGATTTCCTCCAAAGCAAGAG ATATTTTATTGTTATCGACGATGTATGGGAGACAAGATATTGGAAGAAAATAGAATTGGCTTTGGTTGAGAATGACAGAGGAAGTATAGTAATCAAAACTACACGTAAATCAGAAGTTGCCACCGGTGTTATTTACCAGCTACGACCACTCTCAGATGATGACTCCAAAATGTTGTTATTCACAAGGCTGTTTGATGGTGGAGGTGAACGTCCTGCAAATCTTCCTGCCGAAGCATGTGAAAAGATAATGAGAAAATGTGATGGTGTACCATTAGCTATCATCACAATGGCTAGTATGCTTGTGGGTAAAAAAACGGAAGACTGGCTTGCTGTGTGCGACTCTCCTGGTTTCTATCGCGGTAATGATGGCCAGCAAGCACATGATACTGAGTGGATATTGTCTCTTAGCTACTATGATCTGCCTATGCATCTAAAGACTTGCTTATTGTATCTAAGTGTGTATCCTGAAGACTATTTCATTCCGAAAGATTTATTGATATGGAAATGGATAGCTGAAGGTTTCGTGGAGACGAAAACAGGTACCAGCTTGTTTCAGCTGGGTGAGGAATACTTCAATCAGCTCGTAAATAGAAGCATGATCCAGGCAGTCAGGGCAGAGGGCGGAACTGGGGAGATATATGCGTGCCAAGTTCATGACATGGTGCTCGATCTCATCCGTGGCTTGTCATACGAAGAAAACTTTGTGACTATCTCAAATGATGACAAAGTCACGTCACCTTCAGGAAACAAGGTGCGCAGATTAGCTCACCAGAACAGAGTGATGAAGCAATTAACCCAGCAGGAAGATGACACGGGCATGGCAAGAATGAGGTCATTGGTTGCCTGTAGGTGTGATATTGGAAGTTGGGTCTTGCATCCAAGCTTCAAACTCATGCGTGTGCTAGCTTTAGAGGACTGCTACTGTGGAAAAGGCTGGCAGGGTCTTAAGCACCTTGGAGATCTACTTCATTTGAGGTACCTTGGGCTACAAGGTACAAATGGTATTTATGAGCTCCCAGAAGAAATAGGAAAGCTCAAGTTTCTACAGACACTTGACTTGCTCGGTTCTGACATACGGGTACTGCCTTTTGGCGTTTGCCAGTTAACGCAGCTGGTCTGCCTATGCGCGCCGGATACGAGCGCGCCGGATGGGTTGCTGAAGAAGGTGACGTCATTGGAGGAGCTGCGAATAAGTATCGACAACCTGAATGACGAGTCCAAGCGGCAATTTGTGAAGGCCCTCGGCAACCTGAGCGAACTCAGAGTGCTTCGCGTTTATGGTTTGTTGAAAGGGACGGTGCAGTCGGATCTAGCGCAGTCGCTAGGGAATCTCCACAAGCTCCAGCATCTATTACTATTGGGTTATGAAGCCCCATTGGCGGAGTGGGACAGGGTGGTGCTTTCGCAGCATCTCCAAAGTTTGATAGTAGAAAGTGTAGTGCTCCGTCGGCTGCCATCATGTATTAACCCTGCACGTCTCCCCAGCCTATGCTACTTGGACTTGTTTGTGGAAGATATAGACGAGGCCGGTCTGCGAGCCGTGGGCGGGTTGCCACAGCTCCGTCGGCTCGGACTGTCAACGCTTCGGCCGTCGATGGCTTCTTCCACAGCAACTGTTGTTATTGCCGGCGATGGCTTCTTCCAGAAGTTGCGAAGTTGCAGTTTCAGGGGCTGTATGGTGCAGTTTGTGGTCAACGAGGACTCGGCTTGTGTTTCATTTAGCCTCTGGAATGGAAAGCAGCAGGGTGCTCTGGCGGCCTTTGGTTCCAGCACAGAGGACGAGTCCTCCAGCAGATCAGTCCCACCAACCGTGATGCCAAATCTCCAAGAGCTCGCTTTTCGTGTTCCCGTCAGGGCCCTATACAAGGATGGGAACGATAGCTGCCACAGCCTGGGGTTGCACTGCCTCCCTTCGCTTCGCAGAGTCACAGTATATGTCGACTGTGAGGGTGTCTCTCCTGATGACGTGGAGAAAGCAGAGGCTGAGCTGAGGAACGCAGCACAACTCCATCCCAACAGCCTCAAGCTCGATCTCCATCGACGGAATCAAGGTAAAATGATGCGACACTCAACGGATCAAATCGGCGATCACTCAACGGATCAAATCGGCGATCAG TCCAAGGGTGGTGATGATTTGtgtgaggaggaagaggaaggtgaGGTCTCATCTGCTGGCGATGAGGTCATTGCCAAGGAGTTAGGAGCCGATCCCACCAGCGCTTGA